Proteins co-encoded in one Oreochromis aureus strain Israel breed Guangdong linkage group 3, ZZ_aureus, whole genome shotgun sequence genomic window:
- the LOC120439413 gene encoding tripartite motif-containing protein 16-like, protein MAQKGVQLDRETFSCSICLDLLKDPVTTTCGHSYCMNCIKSFWDDEDRKGIHSCPQCRKTFTPRPVLEKNTMLAALVEQLKKTGLQAAPAYHCYAGPEDVACDVCTGRKLKAIKSCLFCVISYCEKHIQLHLESPAFEKHKLVAPSKKLQENICSHHDEVMKIFCRTDQQSICYLCTVDEHKGHETVPAAAERTEKQKELEVRRLNIQQRIQEREKDVKLLQQEVEAINGSADKAVEDSEKMFTELIRLIQKRSSDVKQQVRSQQETEVSRVKELREKLEQEIAELKRKDGELEQLSHTEDHNQFLHNYPSLSALSESTHSSSINIRPLSYFEDVTAAVSETRDKLQDILREEWTNISLTVTEVDVLLSPPEPKTRAEFLKYSREITLDPNTANRYLLLSEGNRKVTRMKQQQSYSDHPDRFTGCYQCYQVLSRESLTGRCYWEVEWRGRGVYVAVTYKNISRAGSVDECGFGYNDKSWVLHCDTNSFQFWHNKVQTVLSGPRSSRVGVYLDHRAGILSFYSVSETMTLLHRVQTTFTQPLYAGLWLNGEIRYWFWDYGATAELIKVK, encoded by the coding sequence ATGGCACAGAAAGGAGTTCAACTGGACCGAGAAACCTTctcttgttccatctgtttggatctactgaaggatccggtgactacaacctgtggacacagctactgcatgaactgtattaaaagTTTCTGGGATGACGAGGACAGGAAGGGAATCCACAGTTGCCCTCAGTGCAGGAAGACTTTCACACCGAGGCCTGtcctggagaaaaacaccatgttggcagctttagtggagcagctgaagaagactggactccaagctgctccagcttatcactgctatgctggacctgaagatgtggcctgtgatgtctgcactgggaggaagctgaaagctatcaagtcctgtttattttgtgtgATCTCCTACTGTGAGAAACACATTCAGCTTCATTTAGAATCTCCTGCCTTTgagaaacacaagctggtggccccctccaagaagctccaggagaacatctgctctcatcatgatgaggtgatgaagattttctgtcgtactgatcagcagagtatctgttatctctgcacagtggatgaacataaaggccatgaaacagtcccagctgcagcagaaaggactgagaagcagaaggagctcgaggtgagacgactaaacatccagcagagaatccaggagcgagagaaagatgtgaagctgcttcaacaggaggtggaggccatcaatggctctgctgataaagcagtggaggacagtgagaagatgttcactgagctgatccgtctcatccagaaaagaagctctgatgtgaagcagcaggtcagatcccagcaggaaactgaagtgagtcgagtcaaagagcttcgggagaagctggagcaggagatcgctgagctgaagaggaaagacggcgagctggagcagctctcacacacagaggatcacaaccagtttctacacaactacccctcactgtcagcactcagtgagtctacacactcatccagcatcaatattcgtcctctgagctactttgaggatgtgacagcagctgtgtcagagaccagagataaactacaggacattctgagagaggaatggacaaacatctcactgacagtcactgaagtggatgttttactgtcaccaccagagccaaagaccagagctgaattcttaaaatattcacgtgaaatcacactggatccaaacacagcaaacagatATCTGTTATTATCTGAGGGAAACAGAAAAGTAACAAGAATGAAACAACAGCAGTCTtattctgatcatccagacagattcactGGATGTTATCAGTGTTATCAggtcctgagtagagagagtctgactggacgttgttactgggaggtggagtggagagggagaggagttTATGTAGCAGTCACATACAAGAATATCAGCAGAGCAGGGAGCGTCGATGAATGTGGATTTGGATACAATGACAAATCTTGGGTATTACATTGTGACACAAACAGTTTTCAATTTTGGCACAACAAAGTCCAAACTGTCCTCTCAGGTCCTCGgtcctccagagtaggagtgtacctggatcacagagcaggtattctgtctttctacagcgtctctgaaaccatgactctcctccacagagtccagaccacattcactcagccgctctatgctggactttGGTTAAATGGAGAAATCAGATACTGGTTTTGGGATTATGGAGCCACTGCAGAGTTGATTAAAGTCAAATAG